A single Pseudobdellovibrionaceae bacterium DNA region contains:
- a CDS encoding twitch domain-containing radical SAM protein: protein MSQHKKGRFCIVPFIQLNTRGQGNLRVCCSISGIPHGIPRQGTIVDVNEGRAGASGETFDLRKDSIAEVWNSEFMRDFRLRMANEEYLPNCEFCYRLEDRGINSKRVNRNNKFAENFQSVVEEAVNSTGRLSTKPIWWELRFSTKCNLSCRMCTPALSTRMLQEYKSKQALLTPEMRGELEMASLLVADGHLGESEFFRKQLQGYVREARFLEMRGGEVLVDPEAMEFLRDLSLEKKWAAQMHLDLSSNIVTLNQGHIEVFNGFKSGTIKCSVDGFAEENEYIRHPSKWEDILAALKQLKGLHSGWNKVLQATLSAYQVCTIDRLLWFLDDFVQANGFEMTFSFTMVRDTPHLDPEIIPLEMRKESAQRVESFLATSYLCTRSPNKEENRKMIRSLATGMLQSDEARGSEALRAFVAHTRALDKMRGQSVASVFPHLGPLFIDQ, encoded by the coding sequence GTGAGCCAGCATAAAAAAGGCCGATTTTGCATTGTACCCTTTATTCAGCTCAATACCCGAGGGCAGGGAAATCTTCGCGTTTGCTGTTCTATAAGCGGAATACCTCATGGAATTCCCAGGCAGGGAACGATTGTTGATGTCAACGAGGGTCGAGCGGGGGCGTCTGGCGAAACCTTCGATTTAAGAAAAGACAGTATCGCCGAAGTCTGGAATTCGGAGTTTATGCGCGATTTTCGTCTGAGAATGGCGAACGAGGAGTACCTGCCCAACTGTGAATTTTGCTATCGCCTTGAGGACCGGGGGATCAACAGCAAGCGTGTAAACCGAAACAATAAGTTCGCCGAGAATTTTCAATCCGTCGTGGAGGAGGCCGTTAATTCTACTGGCCGGTTATCGACTAAGCCCATTTGGTGGGAACTGCGATTTAGTACAAAATGCAATTTGTCCTGCCGAATGTGTACCCCGGCTTTGAGTACACGGATGCTCCAGGAATATAAGAGTAAGCAGGCGCTTTTGACCCCGGAAATGCGGGGCGAACTGGAAATGGCGAGCCTTCTTGTCGCCGATGGGCACTTGGGTGAGAGTGAATTTTTCCGGAAGCAGCTACAGGGGTATGTAAGGGAGGCGCGGTTTTTGGAAATGCGCGGGGGCGAGGTTCTGGTAGACCCCGAAGCCATGGAGTTTCTCAGGGACTTATCTTTGGAGAAGAAGTGGGCAGCCCAAATGCACCTGGATTTGAGTTCTAACATAGTTACCTTGAATCAAGGGCACATCGAGGTCTTCAATGGTTTTAAGAGTGGTACGATCAAGTGTAGTGTCGATGGATTTGCAGAAGAAAACGAATACATCCGGCACCCTTCCAAGTGGGAGGATATCCTTGCTGCCTTAAAGCAGTTAAAGGGCCTGCATTCTGGCTGGAACAAGGTGCTGCAAGCGACTTTGTCGGCCTACCAGGTTTGTACCATCGATCGCCTGTTGTGGTTTCTCGATGACTTTGTTCAAGCCAATGGATTCGAAATGACATTCTCATTTACCATGGTCCGAGATACGCCCCATTTAGATCCGGAAATTATTCCTCTTGAGATGAGAAAGGAGTCCGCACAGAGGGTGGAGAGTTTTTTGGCCACAAGCTACCTGTGTACGCGGAGTCCGAATAAGGAGGAAAATAGAAAGATGATTCGTAGTCTGGCAACGGGAATGCTTCAGTCAGACGAGGCCAGGGGGAGCGAGGCTTTGAGAGCCTTTGTTGCCCACACAAGAGCACTGGACAAGATGAGAGGGCAGTCGGTTGCCAGCGTTTTTCCCCACTTAGGGCCGCTATTCATAGACCAGTAG
- a CDS encoding NDP-sugar synthase, producing the protein MRAMILAAGLGERLRPHTLKCAKPALPFLNLPLICYPWYHLQKVGASELIVNTHHCADSIKHAVQLFGLSHVQFIHESPLILGSGGGIKNARDDLAGDRHFLVANGDEVLLDPSGVDELWRRHTSEDNLATLLVCQFPGVGTKFGGVWCDPTERVINFGKTPDSEGLVGFHYTGFIALSDRVFDYLPAGQISNILYDGLASGMAKGEVVKVHRAEPYWFETGSEADYLSASQNCLKHLIDGDPQGVFLKELHHHYGRVLFPHGPEMFVGPDCQLDSNISVGGPCLLGQGVSIKPNTILKGFNVIGDGTHIGENCVLENSVIGRGLSIVKNTRINSSLRLT; encoded by the coding sequence ATGAGGGCCATGATTCTTGCCGCCGGACTGGGAGAGCGCCTCCGGCCCCACACCCTCAAGTGCGCTAAGCCGGCCCTGCCCTTCTTGAACCTGCCCCTGATTTGCTACCCATGGTATCACCTGCAAAAAGTCGGGGCCTCTGAATTGATCGTCAACACCCACCACTGCGCGGACAGCATCAAGCACGCCGTCCAGTTGTTCGGCTTATCTCATGTCCAGTTTATTCATGAGAGCCCCCTCATCCTTGGCAGCGGGGGCGGAATTAAGAATGCCCGGGATGACCTCGCGGGCGATCGACACTTTTTGGTCGCCAATGGGGACGAGGTCTTACTTGATCCATCGGGCGTGGACGAACTCTGGCGTCGCCACACCAGCGAGGACAACCTGGCAACACTGTTAGTCTGCCAATTTCCAGGAGTTGGAACCAAGTTTGGTGGCGTTTGGTGCGACCCCACTGAGCGGGTTATTAATTTTGGCAAGACACCTGATTCCGAGGGACTCGTCGGATTTCATTACACCGGATTTATTGCCCTATCTGACCGCGTTTTTGACTATCTTCCTGCCGGACAGATCTCCAATATTCTCTATGATGGGCTCGCATCCGGAATGGCCAAAGGGGAAGTTGTTAAAGTCCATCGGGCCGAGCCTTACTGGTTTGAAACTGGATCCGAAGCTGATTATCTGAGTGCCAGCCAAAACTGTTTAAAACATCTGATTGACGGCGACCCTCAGGGAGTTTTCCTTAAGGAACTCCATCATCACTATGGCCGGGTGCTTTTTCCCCATGGACCCGAAATGTTCGTCGGCCCGGATTGCCAATTGGATTCAAATATCTCTGTTGGGGGACCTTGCCTATTGGGTCAGGGGGTTTCCATAAAGCCGAACACAATACTCAAGGGCTTCAATGTCATCGGCGATGGGACGCATATTGGAGAAAATTGTGTGCTGGAAAACTCTGTCATTGGCAGAGGACTGAGTATTGTTAAGAACACAAGAATCAATTCTTCTCTTCGTCTGACATAA
- a CDS encoding phosphotransferase — protein MNGKTELVAQPVEPFILNFLTSHLSTDKYQILPLAGDASARRYYRIVCDEDSWVLMQWEPFSADDKYPFLSVQRHFLKHGINVPDIKGMAPELGLVLLEDLGDLTLERKFWENQNQDMVIPFYRQAIDELLKIHYLATRDSAARCVAFGVAFDTEKLLWEMNYGRKHLLEGLGQIEFTDQDSRKLEETFVGICSTLDNEDKFICHRDYHSRNLMIKLGKMRVIDFQDARMGPIQYDLVSLVYDSYVDLNDETRNEILDYYRKCAATLYSHKTKDSDFQNVFNLQVIQRCFKACGSFSSFYNDRGDTRYLKYIRPTLETVVRHLELFPEYRFLAEILSDRGFLDKDYEAL, from the coding sequence ATGAATGGGAAAACAGAGTTAGTCGCTCAGCCCGTTGAGCCCTTCATCCTAAATTTTCTCACCTCCCATTTGAGCACAGATAAATATCAAATTTTGCCCCTCGCCGGGGATGCCAGCGCCCGCCGCTATTATCGCATCGTCTGCGATGAGGACTCATGGGTATTGATGCAGTGGGAGCCCTTTTCTGCTGATGACAAGTATCCTTTTCTATCAGTGCAAAGGCATTTTCTAAAACACGGCATCAATGTACCCGACATTAAGGGGATGGCACCTGAATTAGGCCTTGTACTTCTTGAAGACCTGGGTGACCTCACCCTGGAAAGAAAGTTCTGGGAGAATCAGAATCAAGATATGGTTATTCCGTTTTACCGGCAGGCCATTGACGAACTACTTAAGATTCACTACCTGGCAACGCGAGACTCGGCCGCCAGGTGTGTGGCCTTTGGAGTTGCCTTTGATACTGAAAAACTGCTGTGGGAAATGAACTACGGCCGCAAACACCTGCTAGAGGGCTTAGGGCAGATCGAGTTTACAGACCAGGACTCCCGCAAACTTGAGGAGACCTTTGTTGGGATCTGTTCGACTCTCGATAATGAAGATAAGTTCATCTGCCACCGAGACTATCACAGCCGCAACCTGATGATTAAGTTGGGTAAGATGCGCGTGATTGACTTTCAGGATGCCCGCATGGGGCCCATTCAGTATGACCTGGTCAGCCTGGTATATGATTCCTACGTGGATCTGAACGATGAAACTCGAAATGAAATCCTCGACTACTACCGGAAATGCGCTGCAACCCTATACTCTCACAAGACCAAGGACTCTGATTTTCAGAATGTCTTCAACCTTCAAGTTATCCAAAGATGTTTTAAGGCATGTGGGAGCTTTTCGAGCTTTTACAATGATCGGGGCGACACTCGCTATTTAAAGTACATTCGCCCCACCCTTGAAACCGTCGTCCGTCACCTTGAACTGTTCCCCGAATACCGGTTCTTGGCTGAGATTCTATCCGATCGGGGCTTTCTCGATAAAGACTACGAGGCCCTATGA
- a CDS encoding endonuclease/exonuclease/phosphatase family protein, translating to MKNWGGVFVFIASALLSFGKAKAESIDPAIEAARVRLGKPLTVMTRNLYVGADLFQVLEAQRPEQIPLFVARTFQTIVKNSIHMRVQGFVNEIKDVQPDVVGLQEVSLIRLQSPGDFLIGNPKSAEIVIYDYLFELLRAMEENELEYDVAGQITNADIELPMFVGGDEHGPKLDDVRLTDRDVLLVRRGLQVSEVQAHNFHTNLKLPIGGVEVAFTRGYVGATVKAKGLNYKVVNVHLEVGGREPFTQIQAAQMQELMGALAQEPLPTILTGDFNSSPKDGNTQPYHQAKAAGFVDIWDRAHPFADGFTCCQSPDLENSTSQLDSRIDHIFVRNNLNGRLPFSLIGLSRVNLVGHEPSGKIFGLWPSDHAGVAAYLNLPFVQQ from the coding sequence ATGAAAAACTGGGGTGGGGTATTCGTTTTCATTGCTAGTGCACTACTGTCTTTTGGCAAGGCCAAGGCGGAGTCCATTGATCCGGCCATTGAGGCCGCCCGGGTTCGACTGGGCAAGCCTCTAACTGTGATGACTCGCAACCTTTATGTGGGTGCTGATCTTTTTCAAGTTCTTGAGGCCCAACGCCCGGAACAGATTCCTCTGTTTGTGGCCCGCACATTTCAAACCATCGTTAAGAATTCCATTCATATGCGGGTTCAAGGATTTGTGAATGAGATTAAAGACGTTCAGCCAGACGTTGTCGGTCTGCAGGAAGTCTCATTGATCCGCCTCCAGTCCCCCGGTGATTTTTTAATCGGCAATCCAAAGAGTGCCGAAATCGTGATTTATGATTATCTTTTCGAGCTTCTTCGCGCCATGGAGGAAAATGAGCTTGAGTATGATGTCGCAGGACAGATTACCAATGCTGACATCGAGCTCCCCATGTTTGTTGGCGGAGATGAGCACGGTCCGAAGTTGGACGACGTGCGCCTGACTGATCGGGACGTTTTGTTGGTTCGACGTGGACTGCAGGTCTCGGAAGTACAAGCTCACAATTTTCACACTAACCTGAAGCTTCCCATTGGCGGCGTCGAGGTTGCCTTTACCCGCGGCTACGTGGGCGCCACAGTCAAAGCAAAGGGGCTAAACTACAAAGTTGTAAATGTGCACCTTGAAGTGGGAGGTCGTGAGCCCTTCACCCAAATCCAAGCCGCACAAATGCAAGAACTAATGGGAGCATTAGCCCAGGAACCGCTGCCGACGATCCTCACCGGAGACTTCAACTCGTCTCCAAAGGATGGGAATACTCAGCCTTACCATCAGGCCAAGGCGGCAGGCTTTGTTGACATCTGGGACCGGGCGCATCCATTTGCCGATGGCTTTACCTGCTGCCAGAGCCCTGACCTGGAAAATTCAACGAGCCAACTTGATTCCCGAATCGATCACATCTTTGTGCGGAACAATCTCAATGGGCGACTCCCCTTTTCGCTCATCGGATTGAGTCGTGTGAACCTTGTCGGTCACGAACCCAGCGGAAAGATCTTTGGCCTGTGGCCCTCGGACCACGCAGGAGTGGCGGCTTATTTAAATCTGCCATTTGTGCAGCAGTAG
- a CDS encoding sigma 54-interacting transcriptional regulator codes for MINWDEFEHIHVIKKLKQILSSWWNIDIIFTDERGHLRGVDPKTTKFCNPAVNTFLNKDSAMDNLADTISKSIEDLRMSENRYSIRKWDTAGFDIAIVPILIDNDFMGTVVAMGFVKDVTNNGQRLNEIRERLAIFGASADIIEQSLSKIKYVEDQDREHFLELVELVSQEIITLHLEITTRENRIKELNKELGSRYKYDNMIGKSKPMQNLYALLDKIRTADSTVLIQGENGTGKELIAKAIHYNSLRKDKSFVVQNCSAFNDNLLESELFGHVKGSFTGAVRDKKGLFEIADKGTFFLDEIGDTSPTMQVKLLRVLQEGTFIPVGGLESKRVDVRVIAATNRNLKEMVENGTFREDLYYRLNVINIRVPPLRERKEDIPLLAEYFLNKAQNGEMKKTLTKRALEKLYDYSFPGNVRELQNEMERVVVLSGGETKITADMLSPKILEASEKGKVQGARVHGKLKDALEELEREMIKEGLRRTGWNKSKLAKELGISRAGLIMKVEKYGLDKRKMLK; via the coding sequence ATGATCAATTGGGATGAGTTTGAACATATTCACGTTATTAAAAAGTTGAAGCAGATCCTGAGTTCTTGGTGGAACATCGATATCATCTTCACTGATGAGCGCGGTCATTTACGTGGCGTAGACCCCAAGACAACTAAGTTCTGTAATCCTGCGGTTAATACCTTTTTGAACAAAGACTCCGCAATGGATAACCTGGCTGATACCATCTCAAAGTCCATCGAGGATTTGAGAATGTCCGAAAACCGCTACAGTATCCGCAAGTGGGACACTGCCGGGTTCGACATTGCTATTGTTCCCATTCTCATTGACAACGATTTTATGGGTACCGTTGTTGCAATGGGCTTTGTCAAGGACGTGACCAACAACGGACAGCGCCTTAACGAGATTCGCGAACGCCTGGCCATCTTTGGCGCCTCGGCTGACATCATTGAGCAGAGCTTGTCTAAGATTAAATACGTGGAAGACCAGGATCGTGAACACTTTCTGGAGCTGGTCGAGCTTGTCTCCCAGGAGATTATCACTCTCCACCTAGAAATCACCACTCGCGAAAATCGCATCAAAGAGCTCAATAAAGAACTGGGCAGCCGCTACAAGTATGACAACATGATTGGTAAGTCCAAGCCCATGCAGAACCTCTATGCTCTGCTCGATAAGATTCGCACGGCAGACAGTACGGTGCTGATTCAAGGGGAAAATGGAACTGGTAAGGAGTTGATTGCCAAAGCGATTCACTACAATTCGCTTCGCAAAGATAAGTCCTTTGTGGTGCAGAACTGCTCCGCCTTCAACGACAACCTGTTGGAGTCAGAACTTTTTGGTCACGTTAAGGGCTCGTTTACCGGTGCCGTTCGCGACAAGAAAGGTCTGTTTGAAATCGCTGATAAAGGAACCTTCTTTTTGGATGAAATTGGAGACACCTCACCCACAATGCAGGTTAAACTGCTACGTGTTCTTCAAGAGGGCACCTTCATTCCCGTCGGAGGACTGGAGTCCAAGCGGGTGGATGTGCGAGTGATCGCAGCAACTAACCGCAATCTCAAGGAGATGGTTGAAAATGGTACTTTCCGCGAGGACTTGTACTATCGCCTCAACGTAATCAACATTCGCGTCCCCCCACTTCGGGAAAGAAAAGAGGATATTCCGCTATTAGCTGAATACTTCCTCAATAAAGCCCAAAACGGCGAGATGAAGAAGACGCTGACCAAGCGGGCGCTGGAAAAGCTGTATGACTACTCCTTTCCAGGAAACGTGCGGGAGCTTCAGAATGAAATGGAGCGCGTCGTCGTTCTCTCCGGTGGGGAGACAAAGATTACCGCTGATATGCTTTCCCCCAAGATCCTTGAAGCCAGTGAAAAGGGCAAGGTTCAGGGAGCGCGTGTCCACGGCAAACTAAAGGACGCTCTGGAAGAACTTGAGCGCGAGATGATCAAAGAGGGCTTGCGCCGGACTGGATGGAACAAATCCAAGCTGGCAAAGGAGCTGGGAATCAGCCGTGCAGGACTTATCATGAAGGTCGAGAAATACGGCCTTGATAAGCGTAAGATGCTGAAATAA
- a CDS encoding ABC transporter ATP-binding protein, producing the protein MKIIIERLWPELQPYKLRILIILVLGAIVSGLKAVSPELLRQLEAAWRADDHTKAIQIPIAIAVLWTLSGIARYYHLFWMKFTSDQIAVKLRRDLMNKYLSLNLGFFHRFMRGSGGLISRMISDIQIIQGAIHKVADIVREPFMALLTFAYVLYLDWKLTLFILAALPIITGVMRRLARSLRKYGHKNQEAMEELTKTLKESLDGTRIVQSYNLEGQLRDRFTRQADHFLETQKKIINREELAGPISESLASITLAMILVYIGQQIFSGHLLVGDFIAFSFAIGLLQDSVKKLQASYLKLQQAAVALERMKDIMNTSSTVPDPDSPVPFNETWASIDFKNVSFAFEDEAVLKNVNLSIKRGEVVALVGSSGGGKSTLVNLLERFFDPSSGHIEIGGVDIRKLSIKDLRDHIALVSQDVFLFGDTVKANIRLGDIDKEESLVEGAAKLANAHDFITRTREGYDTRMGDQGALFSGGEKQRISIARAIFKDAPILILDEATSALDSESEVSVQKGLDQLMKGRTAFVIAHRLSTIAKADRILVLKGGRIVEQGSHDDLLNKKGEYFRFHQLQAH; encoded by the coding sequence ATGAAGATTATCATTGAGCGTCTGTGGCCCGAACTTCAACCCTACAAGCTGAGAATTCTGATTATTCTCGTGCTTGGGGCCATTGTCAGTGGTTTAAAGGCCGTCTCCCCTGAACTTCTGCGCCAATTGGAAGCTGCATGGCGGGCCGATGATCATACCAAGGCCATTCAAATTCCGATCGCCATTGCCGTGCTTTGGACCTTAAGTGGTATCGCCCGCTACTATCACCTATTTTGGATGAAATTCACGTCAGATCAGATCGCGGTAAAGCTACGACGTGATTTGATGAACAAATACTTGAGCCTCAATCTTGGGTTTTTCCACAGATTTATGCGCGGATCAGGGGGGCTGATCAGCCGCATGATTAGCGATATCCAGATTATCCAGGGTGCTATCCACAAAGTGGCGGACATTGTCCGCGAACCTTTTATGGCGCTTCTGACTTTCGCCTATGTACTCTACCTGGACTGGAAGCTCACCCTCTTCATCCTTGCAGCCCTACCCATAATCACCGGCGTAATGAGGCGCCTGGCCCGCAGCCTGCGCAAATACGGACATAAAAACCAAGAGGCCATGGAGGAGCTGACCAAGACTCTTAAAGAGAGCCTCGACGGCACACGCATTGTACAGTCCTACAATCTGGAGGGCCAACTGAGGGATCGCTTCACCCGACAGGCCGATCACTTTTTAGAAACCCAAAAGAAGATCATTAATCGTGAGGAGCTGGCTGGTCCCATCTCGGAAAGCCTGGCCTCTATCACGCTGGCGATGATCCTGGTCTATATTGGTCAGCAAATTTTCTCCGGCCACCTTCTGGTGGGCGACTTTATCGCCTTTTCTTTTGCCATTGGCCTCCTCCAGGATTCGGTCAAAAAGCTGCAGGCAAGTTATCTTAAGCTTCAACAGGCCGCCGTTGCCCTAGAGAGAATGAAAGACATCATGAACACCTCCTCGACGGTGCCTGATCCTGACTCACCAGTTCCTTTTAACGAAACCTGGGCGAGCATTGACTTTAAGAACGTGAGCTTTGCCTTTGAAGACGAGGCCGTGCTGAAGAATGTCAACCTGAGCATCAAGAGAGGTGAAGTGGTTGCCCTGGTTGGCTCCAGCGGAGGAGGCAAAAGCACCCTGGTTAACCTTCTGGAAAGGTTTTTCGATCCATCCTCTGGTCACATTGAAATTGGGGGTGTTGATATTCGCAAACTGTCTATTAAAGACCTTCGCGATCACATTGCCTTGGTTTCCCAGGATGTATTTCTTTTTGGCGACACGGTAAAGGCCAACATTCGCTTGGGTGACATCGACAAGGAAGAGTCACTAGTCGAAGGCGCGGCTAAACTAGCCAACGCCCACGACTTCATCACTCGAACTCGTGAAGGTTACGACACGCGTATGGGTGATCAGGGTGCGCTGTTTTCTGGCGGTGAAAAACAACGGATTAGCATTGCCCGGGCCATCTTCAAGGATGCTCCCATTTTGATTTTGGACGAGGCCACCAGCGCCCTGGATAGTGAAAGCGAGGTCTCGGTCCAAAAGGGCCTCGATCAACTGATGAAGGGGCGGACGGCCTTCGTCATTGCGCATCGCCTGTCCACCATCGCCAAGGCCGATCGCATTCTGGTTCTTAAAGGAGGTCGAATTGTCGAACAAGGTTCGCATGATGATCTTTTAAACAAGAAGGGTGAGTATTTTCGTTTTCACCAGCTGCAGGCTCACTAG
- the uvrA gene encoding excinuclease ABC subunit UvrA, which produces MKNIHLWGVRQNNLKGVEVEIPLGSFTVICGPSGSGKSSLAFETLYAEGQRRYTESLSNYTKQFLNKAPKPDIEGIENIPPAISIEQKNAVKSSRSTVGTTTEVVDYLRLLFEKIGQAYCPNHHIPLQKDSVSDGTARILQAFDGLRGYVLAPLPADNRLLNGRKLREQLVKDGFLRLYLPAKEKEAAKTKASKRRSTTKKVLAEAKKEQSVQDSLTSHYSGTVGEVVDLEDGKLKRSGAPKDDFYIVIDRLAFRKDDQGRITDSLAQAYAASLKYNNHHHSGQALIVSTDGRHLRISEEFSCSICSYSFPSINSRMFSFNSPVGACPKCNGFGNLLDIDEAKVVPNPDLSIAQGALVPFTMPSAAKDRRTLLAYCRKASIDTHTPWKDLSQKHRELIWQGSKDFFGVLGLFEYLETKKYKMHVRVFLSRYKSAFTCSSCKGSRLRPEAQQVLIHGHSISDLCSMTTSELYVFIRDLELTQTQQEICHELHRQLTDRLRYLEDVGVGYLTMDRPTKTLSGGEFQRLNLANQLGMGLSQTLYVLDEPTVGLHPRDNDRLIGILKQLRQQGNTLIVVEHDHDVIRNSTHVIEMGPGSGHLGGDVIYSGGTESFFDNEKSNTAPYLRSADKWSPEITTRPIDMSTFRYKLEITGCEGNNLKNVDLEVPLNRMVTVTGVSGSGKSSLVTGTLYPALARELGVEYKQGLAYKSLKGAGNIKGLLLIDQSPIGKTARSNPVTYLKVYDAIRSIFSSTPEAKAMGYSAGSFSLNVEGGRCPVCKGLGHEVVDMLFMDDLEIQCDACDGKKFRPEVLEVKYRGKNIHDVLNMTVAEAMDFFVAYPNIRRPLSVLKEVGLDYLCLGQNANTLSGGESQRLKIAREFNSTNQKATLYILDEPTTGLHFREVHMLIKVLNRLVESGGSVLLIEHNLEIIRHSDWVIDLGPEAGAGGGRIINSAPPSELTKSRKGYTGKYLKEYLDQINPSTPGSPTAKASKKSQKSGEPLNS; this is translated from the coding sequence ATGAAGAACATCCACCTTTGGGGGGTTCGACAAAACAATCTAAAAGGTGTCGAAGTTGAAATCCCCCTCGGATCCTTTACGGTCATCTGTGGACCAAGCGGGTCAGGCAAGAGCTCTCTTGCCTTTGAAACACTCTACGCGGAGGGGCAGCGGCGCTATACTGAGAGCCTTTCAAACTACACTAAGCAGTTCCTCAATAAAGCTCCGAAGCCCGACATCGAGGGCATTGAAAATATTCCACCAGCAATTTCGATTGAACAAAAAAATGCGGTGAAGTCCTCCCGCTCCACCGTGGGAACCACAACTGAAGTAGTCGATTATTTGCGCTTGCTGTTTGAAAAGATTGGCCAGGCTTACTGTCCCAATCACCATATCCCTCTTCAAAAGGACTCGGTATCAGATGGTACCGCACGCATTCTCCAGGCCTTCGATGGCCTGAGAGGCTATGTGTTGGCCCCTCTTCCCGCCGACAATCGTCTCCTCAACGGGCGCAAATTGAGAGAGCAATTGGTAAAGGACGGGTTTTTGCGCCTCTATTTGCCGGCAAAGGAAAAGGAAGCGGCAAAAACTAAGGCTAGTAAGCGCCGAAGCACCACCAAAAAGGTGTTGGCGGAGGCAAAAAAGGAGCAGTCCGTTCAGGACAGCCTCACTAGTCATTACAGTGGAACCGTTGGTGAGGTCGTCGATCTGGAGGATGGCAAGCTCAAACGCTCGGGAGCTCCAAAAGACGATTTTTATATTGTTATTGATCGCCTGGCCTTCAGGAAGGATGACCAGGGTCGAATTACTGACTCCCTGGCTCAAGCCTATGCGGCCTCACTCAAGTACAACAATCATCACCACTCGGGACAGGCGCTGATTGTTTCCACCGATGGTCGCCATTTGCGCATCAGTGAAGAGTTTTCCTGTTCGATTTGCTCTTATTCTTTTCCCAGCATTAACTCTCGGATGTTCAGCTTCAACAGTCCCGTGGGCGCTTGTCCCAAGTGTAATGGCTTTGGGAATTTATTGGATATTGACGAAGCCAAGGTGGTACCCAATCCTGACTTAAGCATTGCCCAGGGCGCCCTGGTTCCGTTTACCATGCCCAGCGCAGCTAAGGACCGCAGGACTTTGCTCGCCTACTGCCGCAAAGCCAGCATCGACACCCACACGCCTTGGAAGGACCTTTCCCAAAAGCATCGCGAGTTGATATGGCAAGGCTCCAAAGATTTCTTTGGCGTCTTGGGACTATTTGAGTATTTGGAAACCAAAAAATACAAGATGCATGTCCGGGTGTTTTTGTCGCGGTACAAAAGTGCCTTTACCTGCAGCTCATGCAAAGGGTCGCGCCTCCGTCCGGAGGCCCAACAGGTTCTTATACATGGACACTCGATTTCTGATCTTTGCTCCATGACCACCTCCGAGCTGTATGTTTTTATTCGCGACCTAGAACTTACCCAAACACAGCAAGAGATCTGCCATGAGCTCCACCGGCAGTTGACCGACAGGCTCCGGTATCTGGAAGACGTGGGGGTGGGCTATCTAACCATGGATCGTCCCACCAAGACTCTGTCTGGCGGGGAATTCCAGCGCCTCAATTTAGCCAATCAACTTGGCATGGGCCTCTCCCAAACCCTATACGTTCTTGATGAACCTACCGTCGGCCTCCATCCGCGGGATAATGACCGGCTGATTGGAATCCTCAAACAACTTCGGCAGCAGGGAAACACTTTGATTGTCGTTGAGCACGATCACGATGTGATCCGCAACAGCACTCACGTGATTGAAATGGGCCCCGGATCGGGTCACCTGGGCGGGGACGTGATCTATTCCGGTGGTACAGAATCTTTTTTCGACAACGAAAAGAGCAACACGGCCCCCTACCTGCGCTCTGCCGATAAATGGTCTCCTGAGATTACCACTCGCCCGATCGATATGAGTACCTTCCGATATAAATTGGAGATCACCGGATGCGAGGGAAACAACCTTAAGAATGTCGATCTTGAAGTCCCCCTGAATCGCATGGTCACCGTGACTGGCGTGAGTGGTTCCGGCAAATCCTCGTTGGTCACCGGCACTCTTTATCCGGCACTCGCCCGCGAACTGGGTGTGGAGTACAAACAGGGTCTGGCTTATAAATCCCTAAAAGGAGCTGGCAACATAAAGGGACTGCTTCTCATTGATCAATCGCCCATTGGCAAAACCGCGCGCAGCAACCCTGTCACCTATTTGAAAGTGTATGATGCCATCCGTTCGATTTTTTCATCGACCCCAGAAGCCAAGGCAATGGGCTACTCAGCCGGATCCTTCAGCCTGAATGTCGAAGGGGGCCGCTGCCCGGTCTGCAAAGGTCTTGGCCACGAAGTCGTTGACATGCTTTTTATGGACGATCTTGAAATCCAATGCGATGCCTGCGATGGAAAGAAGTTTCGCCCGGAGGTCCTTGAGGTCAAGTATCGCGGCAAGAATATCCACGACGTATTAAATATGACTGTCGCCGAAGCCATGGACTTTTTCGTAGCCTATCCGAATATCCGCCGTCCGTTGTCTGTCCTAAAAGAAGTGGGGCTGGATTACCTGTGTCTTGGCCAAAACGCCAATACTCTTAGCGGAGGAGAGTCCCAGCGGCTTAAGATTGCGCGTGAGTTTAATTCAACAAATCAAAAAGCCACATTGTATATCCTTGATGAACCCACCACAGGCCTCCACTTTCGCGAAGTGCACATGCTCATTAAGGTTCTTAACCGACTGGTGGAAAGTGGCGGCAGCGTTCTGCTTATTGAACACAACCTGGAGATTATTCGCCACTCTGACTGGGTGATCGACCTGGGGCCTGAGGCCGGCGCAGGGGGTGGCCGAATTATTAATTCAGCTCCTCCATCGGAATTGACCAAGTCACGCAAAGGATATACTGGAAAATACCTTAAGGAATACCTGGATCAAATCAATCCGTCGACGCCCGGTAGCCCGACGGCAAAGGCGAGCAAGAAATCGCAAAAAAGTGGAGAACCCCTTAACTCATGA